Genomic window (Pseudomonadota bacterium):
GTGAGACCGCCTATCAACATTGTGTACCGCGATCAAAAGCGTGCGCCGGTCCTGCAAGCCTTCCTCAGCACCCTGCGCCGGGCGCCGCTCAGCGACTCCAGCTGACCGCCGGCCGACGCCTTACCGCCCGCAGCGGCGGCTATGGCCGCCCACGTACGAGCGGCATCTGATAGCGCTGGCGCCGATGAACCAAGCATTGCCGCCTAAGGGCGAACACGACGACGCCTCATACCCATCACGCATACATTTCTTACCTAGAAAGTATTTGTAGGTATGACTCTGCTTGGATAGCGTGCAGGGTCAGGACTGCGCCGGTGGCGGCGCGGAACGGCAGCAACAGACGACGGAGTCCCAGGGACGATGACTGTGGAAACGGACGTGCTAATCGTGGGGACGGGCCCCGCCGGGGCCTCCGCGGCCGCGCTCTTGTCGAGCTACGGCATCCCTAACCTCATCGTCAACAAGTTCGGTTGGACGGCGCGCACCCCCCGCGCGCACATCACCAACCAACGGACCATGGAAGTGCTGCGTGACCTCGGCTTGGAGGAGGAGTGCGGCCTCTACGCCGTCGGCAACGAGTACATGGGAGAGAACACCTTCTGTGAATCGCTAGCCGGCGAGGAGCTGGGACGTATCAAGACCTGGGGCACGGCCCCCTACCGCGCTGCCGACTACGAGGTCGCGAGCCCCACGCGCATGTGCGACCTGCCGCAGAACCTGCTCGAACCCCTCCTGGTGAAGAAGGCCGCCTTAGGCGGCGCCAAGGTGCGCTTCGATACCGAGTTCGTGTCCCTGGACCAGGACGATACGGGCGTCACCTCGGTGCTGCGCGACCGCCTCACGGGTGATGAGCTGCAGGTGCGATCGAAGTACGTGATCGGCGCGGACGGCGCCAACTCCCGCGTGCTCGACGCGATCGACCTGCCGCTGGAAGGGGAGATGGGCAAGTCCGGCTCGATCAACATGGTGTTCGAGGCCGATCTGTCCAAGTACGTCGCCCACCGGCCGAGCGTGCTCTACTGGATCATCCAGCCGGGCTCCGCCGTCGGTGGCCTCGGCATCGGCGTCGTGCGCATGGTGCGGCCCTGGAACAAGTGGCTGGCGATCTGGGGCTACGAGGTGGATCAGGGCCCACCTGAGGTGACTGAAGGCTTCGCCACGGACATCGTGCACAACCTGATCGGCGACGCCTCCATCCCCGTCAAGATCGAGAGCAACTCCACCTGGACGGTCAACGACATGTACGCCACGCAGCTCTCGCGCGGCCGCGTGTTCTGTGCCGGCGACGCCATCCACCGCCACCCGCCCACTAACGGCTTGGGGTCGAACACCTCGATCCAGGACAGCTTCAACCTGGCCTGGAAGCTGGCGATGGTACTGCAGGGTAAGGCCGGCGAGGCGCTGCTCGAAAGCTACAGCCAGGAACGCGCCCCGGTGGCGAAACAGATCGTTAGGCGCGCCAACCGCTCCCTCGCGCTGATGCCACCGATCGCCAAGGCGCTCGGTCTGCTCGATGCGGAGACGCCAGAGCAGATGCGCGCCAACATGGCCGCTCGCAAGGCTGCCACGCCGCAAGCCGCTGAGCAACGCGAGGCGCTGCGTCAGGCCATCACCGCCTCGGATCCCGTGTACAACTGCCACGGGGTGGAACTCAACCAACGCTACGACTCGTCGGCCGTGTGCAGCGATGGCACGCCCGCCGAGCCCTGGCAGCGCGACGAGGAACTCTACCACCAGGCCTCCTGTCGCCCCGGTGCACCGTTGCCCCACGTGTGGCTGCACACGGCCAGCGGCAAGGTGTCCACCAAGGATCTGTGCGGCCAGGGCCGCTTCACCCTGTTGACGGGTATCGGCGGCGAGGGCTGGGAAGCGGCCGCGGCGCATGCAAGCGACGCCCTTGGCATCCCTGTCGACGTGCACATTATCGGCGCCGGCCACCCCTACGAAGACCCCTACGGCGACTACGCCACCACCATGGACATGGAAGACAGCGGCGCCCTCCTCGTGCGCCCCGACTTCCACATCGCCTTCCGCGCCCCCCGCTACGAGGCCGACCAGGCCGCGCCGGCGCTGCTGAACGCCCTGTCGACCATCCTCGCTCGCAACACCTGATACGGAGACCACGTGCTATGGACAGTGTGACGCCCAACCGACTCGATACCGTCGTTCGCTCCATCGTCGAGGGCATACGCGGTGCCCTCCGCGAGCACGACGTGTCCTTTCAGGAGTATCGCGCCGGCATGAAGTACCTGATGGAGACGGCCAAGGGCGGCGAACTGCCCCTGCTCATCGATCTGTTCATGAACACCACCATCGTGGAGAACATGAACCAGGGTCGCGAGGGCTCGACCAACGACCTGGAAGGCCCCTACTTCCGCGAAGACGTGCCGGTGGTCACCGACGGCAAGATCAAGACCATGGAACAGTTCGGCGGCCAACCCATGCTCCTGCGCGGAATCGTGAAGGACACGGCGGGCAATCCCGTGCCCGAGGCCACCATCTTCGTCTGGTCGTCCACCCCGGACGGCAAGTACAGCGGCTTCCACGACGACATCCCCATCGAGTACTACCGCGGGCAACTGGTGACCGGCCCCAACGGCGAGTACCAGGTGGAAAGCACGGTTCCGGTCCCCTATCAGATCCCGAACAAGGGCAAGGTGGGCGCTCTACTCGAGCAGATGGGTCAGCACTCCTGGCGCCCCGCCCACGTGCACTACAAGATCCGTAAGGCGGGTTTCCTGGACATGACCACCCAGGCCTACTTCGAAGGCGGTGACTGGGTGGGCGATGATTGCTGCCAAGGCAAGCACACGGACGAGTTCGTGATGCCCGAGGTGATCGAAGACGGCAAGCGCGTGCTCGAGATCGATTTCACGCTCGACGCTGCCTGACCATGTGCCATGGCAAAGCGGTCGCCGCCTTCCCCCCGCCGGTGCTCGGCGAGGCGGTGACCGACGGCGGCATCTCGGCTTACCGATGGCCTCAGGCGGCAGCAGACAAGCGCATCGCCATCCTGCCCGACATCTACGGCTGCAATCCCTTCTACCAGGGTCTCGCCGGCCACCTGGCCGAACGCGGCGCCGAGGTTCACCTGATCGATACCTTCGCAGGCTTGGGTGAGCTGGCGGAGATGACCCGCGAGGCCGCCTTCGCGCGACGCCATCAGGTGCGGGACAAGGCCTTCTTGGACCTCGCGCAGTCCTACCTGGGCGCTCACCAGATCACCGGCGTGATCGGCTTCTGCCTCGGCGGCCTGTACGTCTTCGAGCTGGCGCGCCGCGGCGTCGACGCCGCCCTGGTGGGGCTCTACGGCTTCCCCCAGGGTCTGCCCAACCAGGACGCCCTCGACGCCCCCTTCGACTATCTCCACGAGATCTCCACCCCGTTCACGATGCTGCTGGGTGCGGAGGACGCAGCCGTGGGCCCGGAGAACATCCAGCGCTTGCAGGCGCGCGCCCCCGACCTGCCGGCGATGGCGCTCACGGTGTACGACGGGGTCGGTCACGACTTTCTCCCCCTCCTCGACAGCGATGAGCCCGCCAAGCGCGCCGTCGCCGAGGATGCCCTGGCGCGCCTCGACGCGGCGCTGCTGAAGACGCCCTCGTGATCGAGCCCTTCGAGTACACGGCGCATCCGGCGCGGGTGATCTTCGGCAGTGGCACCACCCAGCGCGCGGGCGAGGAAGCCGCCCGCCTCGGGATCGAGCGCGCGCTGGTGCTCTCCACACCTGCCCAAGCCGACGATGCACAGCGGCTTCAGACTGACCTGCAAGGCCGGGGCACGGCGCGCTTCTGCGAAGCCGCCATGCACACGCCCGTCGAGGTCACGGAGCGTGCGATGGCACTCGTGCATAGGGAAGACATCGATGGGGTGATCGCCTTCGGCGGCGGCAGCACGATCGGCCTCGGCAAGGCGATCGCCCTGCGCACGGACCTTCCCCAGCTCGTCATCCCCACCACCTACGCGGGCTCGGAGATGACCGCCATCATCGGGCAAACCGAAGGCGGCCAGAAGACGACGCAGAAGACCCTGAAGGTACTCCCCGAGACGGTCATCTACGACGTGGACCACACGCTCGGCCTACCGCTCGAGTTGAGTATCACCAGCGGCCTGAACGCGATCGCCCATGCCGTGGAGTCGCTCTACGCAGAGCAGACCAACCCCGCGCTTAGCCTGATGGCGGAGGAAGGTATTCGATCCCTGGCAGCTGCGTTGACGCGCATTCCCGAGTATCCGCGCTCGGCGAGCGCACGCAGCGATGCGCTTTACGGCGCCTGGCTCTGCGCCACCTGCCTGGGCCTCGGCGGCGTCGCCCTGCATCACAAGCTGTGCCACGTGCTCGGCGGCAGCTTCGATCTCCCCCACGCCCAGACGCACACGGTGATCCTGCCCCACGCCCTGGCCTACAACGCCCCCGCGGTTCCCGAGGCGATGGGGCGCCTGCGACGCGCGCTCGACACGCAGACGCCTGCTGCCGCCCTCTTCGACATCGCCAGGGCCGCCGACGCGCCCACCAGCCTCGCTGCCCTCGGCATGCCTCGCGAGGGCATCCCGCGCGCGATCGACATCACCCTGGCCAACCCCTACTTCAACCCGCGCACGCTGGAGCGTGCCGCGCTCGAAGGGCTGCTCGAAGATGCCTTCGCGGGACGCTGCCCCGAATGCTAGGCAACGCCGCGTTCATCTGCGACACGACGCGTACCCCCATCGGTCGCTACGCGGGGGCCTTGGCAAGCGTGCGTGCGGATGATCTGGCGGCCACGCCCATTCGCGCCTTGCTGGCCACTCACCCCACAATCGGCGCGGATCTCGATGATGTGATCCTCGGGTGCGCGAACCAGGCGGGGGAGGACAACCGCAA
Coding sequences:
- a CDS encoding FAD-dependent monooxygenase — its product is MTVETDVLIVGTGPAGASAAALLSSYGIPNLIVNKFGWTARTPRAHITNQRTMEVLRDLGLEEECGLYAVGNEYMGENTFCESLAGEELGRIKTWGTAPYRAADYEVASPTRMCDLPQNLLEPLLVKKAALGGAKVRFDTEFVSLDQDDTGVTSVLRDRLTGDELQVRSKYVIGADGANSRVLDAIDLPLEGEMGKSGSINMVFEADLSKYVAHRPSVLYWIIQPGSAVGGLGIGVVRMVRPWNKWLAIWGYEVDQGPPEVTEGFATDIVHNLIGDASIPVKIESNSTWTVNDMYATQLSRGRVFCAGDAIHRHPPTNGLGSNTSIQDSFNLAWKLAMVLQGKAGEALLESYSQERAPVAKQIVRRANRSLALMPPIAKALGLLDAETPEQMRANMAARKAATPQAAEQREALRQAITASDPVYNCHGVELNQRYDSSAVCSDGTPAEPWQRDEELYHQASCRPGAPLPHVWLHTASGKVSTKDLCGQGRFTLLTGIGGEGWEAAAAHASDALGIPVDVHIIGAGHPYEDPYGDYATTMDMEDSGALLVRPDFHIAFRAPRYEADQAAPALLNALSTILARNT
- a CDS encoding dioxygenase, with translation MDSVTPNRLDTVVRSIVEGIRGALREHDVSFQEYRAGMKYLMETAKGGELPLLIDLFMNTTIVENMNQGREGSTNDLEGPYFREDVPVVTDGKIKTMEQFGGQPMLLRGIVKDTAGNPVPEATIFVWSSTPDGKYSGFHDDIPIEYYRGQLVTGPNGEYQVESTVPVPYQIPNKGKVGALLEQMGQHSWRPAHVHYKIRKAGFLDMTTQAYFEGGDWVGDDCCQGKHTDEFVMPEVIEDGKRVLEIDFTLDAA
- a CDS encoding dienelactone hydrolase family protein; translated protein: MCHGKAVAAFPPPVLGEAVTDGGISAYRWPQAAADKRIAILPDIYGCNPFYQGLAGHLAERGAEVHLIDTFAGLGELAEMTREAAFARRHQVRDKAFLDLAQSYLGAHQITGVIGFCLGGLYVFELARRGVDAALVGLYGFPQGLPNQDALDAPFDYLHEISTPFTMLLGAEDAAVGPENIQRLQARAPDLPAMALTVYDGVGHDFLPLLDSDEPAKRAVAEDALARLDAALLKTPS
- a CDS encoding maleylacetate reductase gives rise to the protein MEPFEYTAHPARVIFGSGTTQRAGEEAARLGIERALVLSTPAQADDAQRLQTDLQGRGTARFCEAAMHTPVEVTERAMALVHREDIDGVIAFGGGSTIGLGKAIALRTDLPQLVIPTTYAGSEMTAIIGQTEGGQKTTQKTLKVLPETVIYDVDHTLGLPLELSITSGLNAIAHAVESLYAEQTNPALSLMAEEGIRSLAAALTRIPEYPRSASARSDALYGAWLCATCLGLGGVALHHKLCHVLGGSFDLPHAQTHTVILPHALAYNAPAVPEAMGRLRRALDTQTPAAALFDIARAADAPTSLAALGMPREGIPRAIDITLANPYFNPRTLERAALEGLLEDAFAGRCPEC